One genomic segment of Hemibagrus wyckioides isolate EC202008001 linkage group LG08, SWU_Hwy_1.0, whole genome shotgun sequence includes these proteins:
- the trim105 gene encoding tripartite motif containing 105: protein MACSSMKQAEAQSLSEDLTCSICWDLFRDPVMLGCMHHFCRPCITTYWKSIRGPAACPQCRKEFPKKQFQTNYLVAGLVEKVRTNASVASVRNLQKQFKDAMESHQSQKEQLIAMIRKGEEEMSTLKKAGADLRERVCYDFQTLHHFLQVEEAAMLDQLRRDQMDLEHNLECQLEALHTAVQELEQTMGSLRTATSKARNMAPVELPELKSRTNVPAIKGPSIEGLKRKYIAPLQYTLWRKMFKNLKPGPLSLTFDEDTVHPTLQLSRDRTQVVETETMLPYKPNPKRFIQCVNVLAAQGFHTGRHYWEVGVGTKPKWDIGVALETVNRQARVKLCPNNGYWTMRLRNNTEYSAGTQPWTPVHVTTRPVRIGIFVDCEERIVSFYNADDMSLMYSFCNGPRGKAFPFFSTCLSEPGQRAQPIHLLHFLSMAI, encoded by the exons ATGGCGTGCAGCAGTATGAAGCAGGCTGAGGCTCAGAGTCTCAGTGAGGATCTTACATGTTCCATATGCTGGGATCTGTTCAGAGATCCAGTTATGCTTGGCTGCATGCATCACTTTTGCAGGCCGTGCATCACTACCTACTGGAAAAGTATCCGAGGTCCAGCTGCGTGCCCTCAGTGTCGCAAGGAATTCCCGAAAAAACAGTTTCAGACCAACTATTTGGTGGCTGGTCTGGTCGAAAAGGTCAGAACCAATGCGTCAGTTGCGTCCGTGAGGAATTTACAG AAACAATTTAAGGATGCGATGGAATCTCATCAATCACAGAAAGAACAGCTAATTGCCATGATCCGTAAAGGTGAAGAAGAGATGAGCACATTAAAG AAAGCGGGAGCTGATCTCAGGGAGAGGGTGTGTTACGACTTCCAGACTCTGCACCATTTCTTGCAAGTGGAGGAGGCAGCCATGCTGGACCAGCTAAGGAGGGATCAGATGGACCTTGAGCACAATCTGGAATGCCAACTAGAGGCTCTGCATACCGCAGTTCAAGAGCTGGAGCAGACTATGGGCTCACTCCGAACAGCTACCAGCAAAGCACGGAACATGGCACCAGTGGAG cTACCAGAATTAAAATCCAG AACAAATGTTCCAGCCATCAAAGGACCTTCTATTGAGGGTTTGAAGAGAAAATACATAGCACCACTTCAGTACACACTGTGgcgaaaaatgtttaaaaatttaaaaccaG GCCCGCTTTCACTGACTTTCGATGAGGACACGGTTCATCCCACCCTCCAGCTCTCTCGAGACAGGACCCAAGTGGTTGAGACTGAAACCATGCTTCCATACAAACCCAATCCGAAGCGCTTCATTCAGTGCGTCAATGTTCTCGCAGCCCAAGGATTCCATACAGGCAGACATTATTGGGAGGTGGGTGTTGGCACCAAGCCCAAGTGGGACATAGGTGTTGCCCTGGAAACAGTGAATCGACAGGCACGGGTTAAGCTCTGCCCAAATAATGGGTACTGGACCATGCGTCTGCGCAACAACACAGAGTACTCAGCAGGCACCCAACCATGGACCCCAGTACACGTGACCACTCGACCTGTAAGAATTGGGATCTTCGTAGACTGTGAGGAACGCATAGTTTCCTTCTACAATGCTGATGACATGAGCCTTATGTACTCATTCTGCAACGGGCCCAGAGGGAAGGCTTTTCCATTCTTTAGCACATGCCTCAGTGAGCCTGGGCAGCGAGCTCAGCCCATCCATCTCCTGCACTTCCTCAGCATGGCTATCTGA